The DNA sequence CCGGCAGGCCGAGGCCCAGCTCGCGCGGGATCAGGCGATGCTGCACAAGGCGGAGGAGGACGTCAAGCGGTACGCCGACCTGGTGAAGCGGGACTTCGTGACCCAGGAGCAGTACGACCAGATGGTCTCGAACGCGGAGTCGCTTAGGGCCACCGTCGCCGCCGACCAGGCCAACGCGGACAACGCCCGACTGCAGGTGGCCTACTGCACCATCAAGGCGCCGGTCTCCGGACGGACCGGCAACCTCATGTTGAAGGTCGGCAACCTGGTCAAGGCCAACGACGACAATCCGCTGGTCACGCTGAACGAGACCCGACCGATCTACGTCAGCTTCGCGGTGCCGGCGCAGCTCCTTCCCGCCATCGCCGCGCGCCGGAGCGGGAGGATCGCGGTGACCGCGGCGCAACCGGAGGGCACCGACCCGCCCTCCGCCGGGACGCTGTCCTTCGTCGACAACGCCGTGGATCCGTCGACCAGCACGATCCTCCTGAAGGCCACGTTCCCCAACGAGGACGAGCGGCTCTGGCCGGGGCAGTTCGTGGACGTGGTGGTCACCCTGGGGGAGGAGGCCGACCGAGTGGTGACCCCGACGCCGGCGCTCCAGACCGGGCAGCAGGGACAGTACGTCTACGTGGTGAAGAACGACGGCACGGTGGAGATGCGGCCCGTGAAGGTCGCCCGAATGGACGAGAGCGAGGCGGTGATCGCCGACGGGCTCACCGCCGGCGAGACCGTGGTCACCGACGGCCAGCTCCGGCTGGTACCGGGGTCCCGCGTCGAGATCAAGGGGGGGCAGACTCTGGGGGGCAAGCCGTCATGAGCTTCTCGGAGCTCTTCATCCGCCGCCCCATCATGACGACGATCGTCATGGTGGGGATCCTGATCTTCGGCTCGATGGCCTACCGGCTGCTGCCCGTGAGCGACCTCCCCAACGTGGACTTCCCCACCATCTCCGTGTCGGCGTCGCTCCCCGGCGCCAATCCCGACACCATGGCCTCCTCGGTGGCCACGCCGCTGGAGAAGGAGTTCTCCACCATCGCCGGGGTCGACTCGATGAGCTCGACGAGCTCCCTCGGCAGCACCAACGTCGTGCTGCAGTTCAGCCTGAGCCGCGACATCGACGCCGCCGCGCAGGACGTGCAGGCCGCCATCGCGCGGGCCAACCGGCAGCTCCCGCCGGACATGCCGTACCCGCCGAGCTACCAGAAGGTGAACCCCGCCGACCAGCCGGTCCTCTACCTCGCGCTCACGTCGCCGACGCTGCCGCTGTACGACCTGGACGAGTACGGCGAGACCATGATGGCCCAGCGGATCTCCACCGTTTCCGGGGTGGCGCAGGTCCTGGTGTACGGCGCGCAAAAATACGCCGTGCGGATCCAGCTCGATCCGCGCGCCCTTGCGACCCGCGGCCTGGGGATCGACGAGGTGTCCGAGGCGGTGCAGGCCGCGAACGTCAACCTGCCGTCGGGCATCCTCTACGGGCCGGACAAGGCCTACACCCTCATGGCGCAGGGGCAGCTCACCCGTGCAGCGGCCTACCGCCCGCTCGTGGTGGCGTACCGAGGGGGAAAGCCGGTGCGCCTCGACGAGCTGGGCGAGGTCCGGGACAGCGTCGAGAACA is a window from the Terriglobia bacterium genome containing:
- a CDS encoding efflux RND transporter periplasmic adaptor subunit, with product MRFKAPAVRVLGVVALALVASACGAKQQQRAQSPVPVTVAKTVRKTVALQFRAIGRVEPIANVAVRARIGGDLVKVDFEEGRSVRAGDTLFVIDPRQYEASLRQAEAQLARDQAMLHKAEEDVKRYADLVKRDFVTQEQYDQMVSNAESLRATVAADQANADNARLQVAYCTIKAPVSGRTGNLMLKVGNLVKANDDNPLVTLNETRPIYVSFAVPAQLLPAIAARRSGRIAVTAAQPEGTDPPSAGTLSFVDNAVDPSTSTILLKATFPNEDERLWPGQFVDVVVTLGEEADRVVTPTPALQTGQQGQYVYVVKNDGTVEMRPVKVARMDESEAVIADGLTAGETVVTDGQLRLVPGSRVEIKGGQTLGGKPS